A single genomic interval of Salvia miltiorrhiza cultivar Shanhuang (shh) unplaced genomic scaffold, IMPLAD_Smil_shh original_scaffold_468, whole genome shotgun sequence harbors:
- the LOC131004888 gene encoding uncharacterized protein LOC131004888: protein MRKMCPNFEREDTLETVLEVPIPEEMFATLGSNGAQRWQAMAAWMKAQTADKWSSPLIVGRYNEMSFILSIVGCPILPFQIQVDRSIERAVKHASIEASTAKYIVQQYIAAMGGQAALNALSSMCVVGQVKISASEFHQGDESVKTKSNEQAGGFVLWQKNPDKWCLEMLISGSKVISGSNGALSWRQSSNQHRPISKGPPRLLRRFLQGLDPRAAANLFIDAVCIGEKIINDEDCFILKIDTNQTTLEAQSGPRHEIIHHTIWGYFSQRSGLLVKLEDSRLLSVKTCKEDGDVFWETSTESVIEEYKLVEGVNIAHGGKTFFTVFRYGEESANHKREMQETWKLEEVDFNVYGLKPQFFMPPTEFKPKGKA from the exons ATGAGGAAAATGTGCCCGAATTTCGAGCGGGAGGACACGCTGGAGACGGTGCTGGAGGTGCCGATCCCGGAGGAGATGTTCGCGACGCTGGGCAGCAACGGGGCGCAGCGGTGGCAGGCCATGGCCGCCTGGATGAAGGCCCAGACGGCGGACAAGTGGTCGTCGCCGCTCATCGTGGGGCGCTACAACGAGATGAGCTTCATCCTCAGCATCGTGGGCTGCCCCATCCTCCCCTTCCAGATCCAGGTCGACCGCTCCATCGAGCGCGCCGTCAAGCACGCTTCCATT GAGGCGTCGACTGCCAAGTACATCGTGCAGCAGTACATAGCGGCGATGGGCGGGCAGGCGGCGCTGAACGCCCTGAGCAGCATGTGCGTGGTGGGGCAGGTGAAGATCAGCGCGTCGGAGTTCCACCAGGGCGACGAGTCCGTCAAGACCAAGAGCAACGAGCAGGCCGGCGGCTTCGTCCTCTGGCAGAAGAATCCCGACAAGTGGTGCCTCGAGATGCTCATCTCCGGCTCCAAGGTCATCTCCGGCAGCAACGGCGCCCTCTCCTGGCGCCAGTCCTCCAACCAGCACAGGCCCATCTCCAAGGGCCCGCCCCGCCTCCTCCGCCGCTTCCTCCAGGGCCTCGACCCCCGCGCCGCCGCCAATCTCTTCATCGACGCCGTCTGCATCGGCGAGAAGATCATCAACGACGAGGATTGCTTCATTCTCAAGATCGACACCAACCAGACCACGCTGGAGGCGCAGAGCGGGCCCAGGCACGAGATCATCCACCACACCATCTGGGGCTACTTCAGCCAGCGATCGGGCCTCCTCGTTAAGCTCGAGGATTCCCGGCTGCTCTCTGTCAAGACCTGCAAGGAAGACGGAGACGTTTTCTGGGAAACCAGCACTGAGTCTGTCATCGAGGAATACAAGCTCGTCGAAGGCGTCAACATCGCCCACGGCGGCAAGACCTTCTTCACCGTTTTCAGATACGGGGAGGAGTCTGCAAACCACAAACGAGAGATGCAGGAGACGTGGAAGCTTGAAGAGGTGGATTTCAACGTCTACGGATTGAAACCACAATTCTTTATGCCTCCCACCGAATTTAAACCAAAAGGGAAGGCTTAA
- the LOC131004891 gene encoding probable acyl-[acyl-carrier-protein]--UDP-N-acetylglucosamine O-acyltransferase, mitochondrial isoform X1 translates to MPQNPQVLVTMLLLLGIRRPFSFAVQRLHLRCFSTSLPYVKEEEKMSCMETGGKSSFIHPSAVVHPDAILGQGVSVGPFCTVGPSAKLGNGCQLYPGSHVCGHTKIGDGCTLMMGAVVGDDLPGSTVIGNNNLIGHHVVVGTKCQDLKYKPGNECFLEIGDNNEIREYVSIHRSSRPDERTIIGSNNLIMGSCHIAHDCKMGNHNIFANNTLLAGHVNVENYTHTAGATVIHQFCHIGSFSFIGGGSVVSQDVPKYTMVSGERAELRGLNLEGLRRRGFSVGEIKSLRAAYRKIFMPSEGSSHSIEDRLVELEKDDELGQVAAVCLMVESIRDSFAEDRRGICKFRSRIGS, encoded by the exons ATGCCGCAAAATCCCCAAGTTTTGGTAACGATGCTTTTGCTTCTCGGAATTCGAAGGCCATTCTCCTTTGCAGTTCAACGACTCCACCTCCGATGCTTCTCCACTTCACTCCCCT ATGTTAAGGAGGAGGAGAAAATGAGTTGTATGGAAACAGGGGGCAAGTCTAGTTTTATTCATCCATCTGCCGTTGTTCATCCGGATGCCATATTAGGTCAG GGTGTTTCTGTTGGTCCTTTTTGCACAGTTGGACCTTCTGCGAAGTTAGGGAATGGTTGTCAGTTATACCCGGGGAGCCATGTCTGTGGACATACAAAGATAGGGGATGGCTGCACTTTGATGAT GGGCGCTGTAGTTGGTGATGATCTTCCTGGTAGTACTGTTATTGGAAATAACAATTTAATTGGGCATCATGTTGTGGTAGGCACTAAATGTCAAGATTTGAAATATAAG CCAGGGAATGAATGTTTCCTTGAGATTGGGGACAACAATGAGATCAGAGAATATGTATCTATCCATAGATCCTCACGCCCAGATGAAAGAACA ATCATCGGCTCTAACAATCTCATAATGGGATCTTGTCACATTGCACATGACTGCAAAATGGGTAACCATAACATTTTCGCAAATAACACTCTGTTGGCAGGCCATGTAAATGTGGAG AATTATACTCACACAGCAGGGGCCACCGTTATACATCAGTTTTGTCATATTGGTTCTTTTTCTTTCATTGGTGGTGGGTCAGTG GTTTCTCAAGATGTACCCAAATACACAATGGTCTCTGGTGAACGAGCTGAGCTGCGTGGATTAAATCTCGAAGGCCTAAGGCGCCGTGGGTTTTCAGTTGGGGAG ATAAAGAGCCTGAGAGCAGCTTATCGCAAAATATTTATGCCTAGTGAAGGAAGTTCTCATAGCATTGAAGACCGGCTTGTCGAATTG GAGAAGGATGATGAATTGGGTCAAGTGGCAGCCGTCTGTTTGATGGTAGAATCCATTCGGGATTCTTTTGCAGAGGATCGCCGTGGTATTTGCAAGTTTAGGTCACGGATTGGATCTTAA
- the LOC131004891 gene encoding probable acyl-[acyl-carrier-protein]--UDP-N-acetylglucosamine O-acyltransferase, mitochondrial isoform X2: MMGAVVGDDLPGSTVIGNNNLIGHHVVVGTKCQDLKYKPGNECFLEIGDNNEIREYVSIHRSSRPDERTIIGSNNLIMGSCHIAHDCKMGNHNIFANNTLLAGHVNVENYTHTAGATVIHQFCHIGSFSFIGGGSVVSQDVPKYTMVSGERAELRGLNLEGLRRRGFSVGEIKSLRAAYRKIFMPSEGSSHSIEDRLVELEKDDELGQVAAVCLMVESIRDSFAEDRRGICKFRSRIGS; encoded by the exons ATGAT GGGCGCTGTAGTTGGTGATGATCTTCCTGGTAGTACTGTTATTGGAAATAACAATTTAATTGGGCATCATGTTGTGGTAGGCACTAAATGTCAAGATTTGAAATATAAG CCAGGGAATGAATGTTTCCTTGAGATTGGGGACAACAATGAGATCAGAGAATATGTATCTATCCATAGATCCTCACGCCCAGATGAAAGAACA ATCATCGGCTCTAACAATCTCATAATGGGATCTTGTCACATTGCACATGACTGCAAAATGGGTAACCATAACATTTTCGCAAATAACACTCTGTTGGCAGGCCATGTAAATGTGGAG AATTATACTCACACAGCAGGGGCCACCGTTATACATCAGTTTTGTCATATTGGTTCTTTTTCTTTCATTGGTGGTGGGTCAGTG GTTTCTCAAGATGTACCCAAATACACAATGGTCTCTGGTGAACGAGCTGAGCTGCGTGGATTAAATCTCGAAGGCCTAAGGCGCCGTGGGTTTTCAGTTGGGGAG ATAAAGAGCCTGAGAGCAGCTTATCGCAAAATATTTATGCCTAGTGAAGGAAGTTCTCATAGCATTGAAGACCGGCTTGTCGAATTG GAGAAGGATGATGAATTGGGTCAAGTGGCAGCCGTCTGTTTGATGGTAGAATCCATTCGGGATTCTTTTGCAGAGGATCGCCGTGGTATTTGCAAGTTTAGGTCACGGATTGGATCTTAA
- the LOC131004889 gene encoding protein FAR1-RELATED SEQUENCE 2-like isoform X2, giving the protein MEIDLELPSLDIRNNDGGIGNEEIVADNEIMGDEDGVNLKVLSDNRGRVESYMPQNGMEFETKEAAYSFYREYARSVGFGITIKASRRSKKSGKFIDIKIACSRFGSRPQSSTSISQRPCAKTDCKASMHIKKRSEGKWFVYNFVEGHNHEFMPNDFFNTIRGRKNKEADAACHRKGLQLVLDESDVELLLDYFMHMQAEAPGFYYVIDFDAEARMRNVFWVDQKGRHDYASFSDVIFFDAHYIRTKYRIPFVPIVGVNNHFQFILLGCALIGDETKSSFTWLMRTWLRAVAAHSPKVVITDNDRSFIEAAHDVFPNASHCFCPWHVFTEVGQNLSGKFDKSELLLMKFKKCTYRSRTTEEFDKRWHKMVKQFDLGDDKWVQLLYDDRRKWVPTYMREVFLGGFCTVERSQSVVSFFDKYLQKETRFHEFIDQYKLFLRECCEQEVKAEVETRSSGPILISHSPFEKQMSKLYTNDIFKKFQAEVSGTLSCTPEKEGEDEETIVYRVYDLERKQSFTVSWSKGIYGIYCLCRLFEYSGFLCRHSLSVLQLSSISTIPSNYILKRWTRAAKIIDIPQASASTNFRVQRLNDICKLSIKVGEEGSISEEAYKVAYHALEEAMEHCARLNYSAKSILETTKTAAHGLLDVGQNKDKSIAKASKTKVPKKRKVRAEPETVLSTGMEESSQDVLNRQSHRLHDSYISQQDFQGVEPELRNPIVNGYSGAEHGGPGHLSSLSSLQDCYYNDQSLMQGVLGNFSARVSHHATQQNLHALLQGQFSFRPLSLEGCSQLRDSLQNENSVSMMSKHLHD; this is encoded by the exons ATGGAGATTGATTTAGAATTGCCATCGTTGGACATAAGAAATAATGATGGTGGTATTGGTAATGAAGAAATTGTGGCTGATAATGAAATTATGGGAGATGAAGATGGAGTGAATTTGAAAGTCTTGAGTGATAATAGAGGTAGGGTAGAGAGTTACATGCCTCAAAATGGTATGGAATTCGAGACGAAGGAAGCGGCCTATTCTTTCTATAGGGAGTATGCTCGGTCAGTTGGATTTGGCATCACGATAAAAGCTAGTCGCAGGTCCAAAAAATCTGGCAAGTTTATTGATATAAAGATCGCGTGTTCTAGGTTTGGGAGCAGGCCTCAGTCCAGCACGAGTATTAGTCAAAGGCCGTGTGCCAAGACAGACTGCAAAGCTAGCATGCATATCAAGAAAAGGTCAGAGGGGAAGTGGTTTGTGTACAATTTTGTGGAGGGGCATAATCACGAATTTATGCCTAACGATTTCTTTAACACTATAAGGGGAAGAAAGAATAAGGAGGCCGATGCTGCCTGCCACAGGAAAGGGCTGCAGCTGGTTTTAGACGAGAGTGATGTAGAGTTGTTGCTAGATTATTTCATGCATATGCAAGCTGAGGCTCCGGGGTTTTACTATGTGATAGATTTTGATGCTGAAGCACGTATGAGAAATGTGTTTTGGGTTGATCAGAAAGGTAGGCATGATTATGCATCTTTCAGTGATGTGATCTTCTTTGATGCTCATTACATCAGAACAAAGTATAGAATTCCTTTTGTACCTATTGTCGGGGTGAACAATCATTTTCAGTTCATTTTGCTTGGATGTGCCTTGATTGGAGATGAAACGAAGTCTAGCTTTACTTGGTTGATGCGCACTTGGCTTAGAGCAGTTGCTGCACATAGTCCGAAAGTGGTCATCACTGATAACGACAGGTCATTTATAGAAGCTGCACATGATGTTTTCCCTAATGCTTCCCATTGCTTTTGCCCTTGGCACGTCTTCACTGAAGTTGGTCAAAATCTAAGTGGGAAATTTGACAAATCCGAACTTCTTTTGATGAAATTCAAGAAATGCACATATAGATCCCGGACTACCGAAGAATTTGATAAGAGATGGCACAAAATGGTCAAGCAATTTGATCTTGGAGATGATAAGTGGGTGCAATTATTGTATGATGATCGCAGAAAATGGGTTCCTACTTATATGAGAGAGGTTTTTCTTGGTGGATTTTGTACAGTTGAGAGATCACAAAGTGTAGTGTCTTTCTTTGACAAGTACCTGCAAAAGGAAACTAGATTTCACGAATTCATTGATCAATACAAATTATTTTTGCGTGAGTGTTGTGAACAAGAAGTTAAGGCAGAGGTTGAAACTCGCAGCAGTGGACCAATATTGATTTCTCATTCACCTTTTGAGAAGCAAATGTCTAAACTTTACACAAATGATATATTCAAAAAGTTTCAAGCTGAAGTTTCAGGAACACTTTCATGCACTCCTGAAAAAGAAGGTGAAGATGAGGAAACCATTGTTTATAGGGTTTATGATCTTGAAAGGAAACAGAGCTTCACTGTCTCCTGGAGTAAAGGAATATATGGCATCTATTGTTTGTGCCGTTTGTTTGAATATAGCGGATTTCTCTGCAGACACTCCTTATCAGTTCTCCAACTATCAAGCATTTCCACTATTCCGTCAAACTATATACTGAAGCGATGGACACGAGCTGCAAAGATTATAGATATACCTCAAGCATCAGCCAGTACAAATTTTAGGGTTCAGCGCCTTAATGATATTTGTAAACTTTCTATTAAAGTAGGCGAGGAAGGTTCAATATCAGAAGAAGCTTATAAAGTTGCATATCATGCTCTAGAAGAAGCAATGGAGCATTGTGCGCGCTTGAACTATTCTGCAAAGAGCATCCTGGAGACCACCAAGACTGCTGCTCATGGTCTTTTAGACGTTGGACAGAATAAAGACAAAAGCATTGCAAAGGCATCAAAGACAAAAGTTCCAAAGAAACGGAAG GTACGAGCTGAGCCTGAAACAGTGTTGTCTACTGGGATGGAAGAAAGCAGCCAGGACGTG CTGAACCGACAATCACATAGACTTCATGATTCTTACATTTCTCAGCAGGATTTTCAAGGGGTG GAACCTGAGTTAAGAAATCCCATAGTCAATGGTTACAGTGGTGCAGAGCATGGCGGACCG GGACACTTGAGTTCACTATCGTCTCTGCAAGATTGCTACTACAATGACCAATCGCTTATGCAAGGTGTTCTG GGTAATTTTTCAGCACGTGTCAGCCATCATGCTACCCAACAGAATCTGCATGCTCTG TTGCAGGGTCAGTTTAGCTTCAGGCCCCTGTCCCTGGAAGGATGTTCTCAACTACGGGATAGCTTGCAAAAT GAAAATTCTGTTAGTATGATGTCAAAGCATTTGCACGATTAA
- the LOC131004889 gene encoding protein FAR1-RELATED SEQUENCE 2-like isoform X1, producing MEIDLELPSLDIRNNDGGIGNEEIVADNEIMGDEDGVNLKVLSDNRGRVESYMPQNGMEFETKEAAYSFYREYARSVGFGITIKASRRSKKSGKFIDIKIACSRFGSRPQSSTSISQRPCAKTDCKASMHIKKRSEGKWFVYNFVEGHNHEFMPNDFFNTIRGRKNKEADAACHRKGLQLVLDESDVELLLDYFMHMQAEAPGFYYVIDFDAEARMRNVFWVDQKGRHDYASFSDVIFFDAHYIRTKYRIPFVPIVGVNNHFQFILLGCALIGDETKSSFTWLMRTWLRAVAAHSPKVVITDNDRSFIEAAHDVFPNASHCFCPWHVFTEVGQNLSGKFDKSELLLMKFKKCTYRSRTTEEFDKRWHKMVKQFDLGDDKWVQLLYDDRRKWVPTYMREVFLGGFCTVERSQSVVSFFDKYLQKETRFHEFIDQYKLFLRECCEQEVKAEVETRSSGPILISHSPFEKQMSKLYTNDIFKKFQAEVSGTLSCTPEKEGEDEETIVYRVYDLERKQSFTVSWSKGIYGIYCLCRLFEYSGFLCRHSLSVLQLSSISTIPSNYILKRWTRAAKIIDIPQASASTNFRVQRLNDICKLSIKVGEEGSISEEAYKVAYHALEEAMEHCARLNYSAKSILETTKTAAHGLLDVGQNKDKSIAKASKTKVPKKRKVRAEPETVLSTGMEESSQDVEQLNRQSHRLHDSYISQQDFQGVEPELRNPIVNGYSGAEHGGPGHLSSLSSLQDCYYNDQSLMQGVLGNFSARVSHHATQQNLHALLQGQFSFRPLSLEGCSQLRDSLQNENSVSMMSKHLHD from the exons ATGGAGATTGATTTAGAATTGCCATCGTTGGACATAAGAAATAATGATGGTGGTATTGGTAATGAAGAAATTGTGGCTGATAATGAAATTATGGGAGATGAAGATGGAGTGAATTTGAAAGTCTTGAGTGATAATAGAGGTAGGGTAGAGAGTTACATGCCTCAAAATGGTATGGAATTCGAGACGAAGGAAGCGGCCTATTCTTTCTATAGGGAGTATGCTCGGTCAGTTGGATTTGGCATCACGATAAAAGCTAGTCGCAGGTCCAAAAAATCTGGCAAGTTTATTGATATAAAGATCGCGTGTTCTAGGTTTGGGAGCAGGCCTCAGTCCAGCACGAGTATTAGTCAAAGGCCGTGTGCCAAGACAGACTGCAAAGCTAGCATGCATATCAAGAAAAGGTCAGAGGGGAAGTGGTTTGTGTACAATTTTGTGGAGGGGCATAATCACGAATTTATGCCTAACGATTTCTTTAACACTATAAGGGGAAGAAAGAATAAGGAGGCCGATGCTGCCTGCCACAGGAAAGGGCTGCAGCTGGTTTTAGACGAGAGTGATGTAGAGTTGTTGCTAGATTATTTCATGCATATGCAAGCTGAGGCTCCGGGGTTTTACTATGTGATAGATTTTGATGCTGAAGCACGTATGAGAAATGTGTTTTGGGTTGATCAGAAAGGTAGGCATGATTATGCATCTTTCAGTGATGTGATCTTCTTTGATGCTCATTACATCAGAACAAAGTATAGAATTCCTTTTGTACCTATTGTCGGGGTGAACAATCATTTTCAGTTCATTTTGCTTGGATGTGCCTTGATTGGAGATGAAACGAAGTCTAGCTTTACTTGGTTGATGCGCACTTGGCTTAGAGCAGTTGCTGCACATAGTCCGAAAGTGGTCATCACTGATAACGACAGGTCATTTATAGAAGCTGCACATGATGTTTTCCCTAATGCTTCCCATTGCTTTTGCCCTTGGCACGTCTTCACTGAAGTTGGTCAAAATCTAAGTGGGAAATTTGACAAATCCGAACTTCTTTTGATGAAATTCAAGAAATGCACATATAGATCCCGGACTACCGAAGAATTTGATAAGAGATGGCACAAAATGGTCAAGCAATTTGATCTTGGAGATGATAAGTGGGTGCAATTATTGTATGATGATCGCAGAAAATGGGTTCCTACTTATATGAGAGAGGTTTTTCTTGGTGGATTTTGTACAGTTGAGAGATCACAAAGTGTAGTGTCTTTCTTTGACAAGTACCTGCAAAAGGAAACTAGATTTCACGAATTCATTGATCAATACAAATTATTTTTGCGTGAGTGTTGTGAACAAGAAGTTAAGGCAGAGGTTGAAACTCGCAGCAGTGGACCAATATTGATTTCTCATTCACCTTTTGAGAAGCAAATGTCTAAACTTTACACAAATGATATATTCAAAAAGTTTCAAGCTGAAGTTTCAGGAACACTTTCATGCACTCCTGAAAAAGAAGGTGAAGATGAGGAAACCATTGTTTATAGGGTTTATGATCTTGAAAGGAAACAGAGCTTCACTGTCTCCTGGAGTAAAGGAATATATGGCATCTATTGTTTGTGCCGTTTGTTTGAATATAGCGGATTTCTCTGCAGACACTCCTTATCAGTTCTCCAACTATCAAGCATTTCCACTATTCCGTCAAACTATATACTGAAGCGATGGACACGAGCTGCAAAGATTATAGATATACCTCAAGCATCAGCCAGTACAAATTTTAGGGTTCAGCGCCTTAATGATATTTGTAAACTTTCTATTAAAGTAGGCGAGGAAGGTTCAATATCAGAAGAAGCTTATAAAGTTGCATATCATGCTCTAGAAGAAGCAATGGAGCATTGTGCGCGCTTGAACTATTCTGCAAAGAGCATCCTGGAGACCACCAAGACTGCTGCTCATGGTCTTTTAGACGTTGGACAGAATAAAGACAAAAGCATTGCAAAGGCATCAAAGACAAAAGTTCCAAAGAAACGGAAG GTACGAGCTGAGCCTGAAACAGTGTTGTCTACTGGGATGGAAGAAAGCAGCCAGGACGTG GAGCAGCTGAACCGACAATCACATAGACTTCATGATTCTTACATTTCTCAGCAGGATTTTCAAGGGGTG GAACCTGAGTTAAGAAATCCCATAGTCAATGGTTACAGTGGTGCAGAGCATGGCGGACCG GGACACTTGAGTTCACTATCGTCTCTGCAAGATTGCTACTACAATGACCAATCGCTTATGCAAGGTGTTCTG GGTAATTTTTCAGCACGTGTCAGCCATCATGCTACCCAACAGAATCTGCATGCTCTG TTGCAGGGTCAGTTTAGCTTCAGGCCCCTGTCCCTGGAAGGATGTTCTCAACTACGGGATAGCTTGCAAAAT GAAAATTCTGTTAGTATGATGTCAAAGCATTTGCACGATTAA
- the LOC131004892 gene encoding transcription factor MYBS3-like, whose amino-acid sequence MGRKCSHCGNIGHNSRTCNASKGPNNIAGVVRLFGVQLDISSNSVSSSSSCSIPIKKSFSLDCLSSSSSSSSRPAAHKPSLGYLSDEPLGRPPDRKKGVAWSEEEHRTFLIGLEKLGKGDWRGISRNFVTTRTPTQVASHAQKYFLRLASLNKKKRRSSLFDIDMVGDSKDSKHHFEFDVDLNSLGHDEGRDFPPSWASDSPELELTLSAPNSSSSSSSLLIGAISVT is encoded by the exons ATGGGGAGGAAGTGCTCGCATTGTGGGAACATAGGTCACAATTCAAGAACTTGCAACGCATCAAAAGGCCCTAATAATATTGCCGGTGTGGTGAGGCTATTTGGGGTCCAACTCGACATCTCTTCGAACTCggtttcatcttcttcttcttgctctATCCCAATCAAGAAAAGCTTCAGCTTGGACTGCTTGTCGTCgtcgtcttcctcctcctcgcGACCCGCCGCCCACAAGCCCTCCCTCGGCTACCTCTCCGACGAACCTCTAGGCCGACCTCCCGACAGAAAGAAAG GAGTGGCATGGAGTGAAGAGGAACATCGCACATTCCTAATAGGGCTGGAGAAACTAGGCAAGGGCGACTGGAGGGGAATTTCTAGAAACTTCGTCACCACTCGAACTCCAACTCAAGTTGCGAGTCACGCTCAGAAATATTTTCTCCGACTCGCTTCCCTCAACAAGAAGAAACGACGCTCCAGCCTCTTCGACATCGACATG GTTGGTGATTCAAAAGACTCTAAACACCACTTCGAGTTCGACGTGGACCTCAACTCACTGGGTCATGACGAGGGCCGTGATTTCCCCCCGAGTTGGGCCTCTGACTCGCCCGAGTTGGAACTCACGCTTTCCGCTCctaattcttcttcttcatcttcttccctCCTAATTGGAGCTATTAGTGTCACTTAA